From Rhodoferax sp. AJA081-3, the proteins below share one genomic window:
- a CDS encoding OsmC family protein: protein MECTVSWTGGLSTRSAMGFVAETGSGHTLVMDGAPDADKPENGGQNLAPRPMETVLAGTGGCTAYDVVLILKRGRHAVQGCTVKLTAERAQTEPKVFTKIHMHFTVTGKAIPAVAVERAIALSHEKYCSASIMLAKMAEITTSFELLDA, encoded by the coding sequence ATGGAATGCACAGTCAGTTGGACCGGGGGCTTGAGCACACGCTCTGCGATGGGTTTTGTAGCCGAAACCGGCAGCGGCCATACGCTGGTGATGGACGGCGCCCCCGATGCTGATAAGCCGGAGAACGGCGGCCAAAACCTGGCGCCCCGTCCGATGGAAACGGTATTGGCCGGAACCGGCGGCTGCACGGCGTATGACGTGGTGCTGATCTTGAAACGCGGCCGCCATGCGGTGCAGGGCTGTACCGTCAAGCTGACGGCAGAACGCGCGCAGACCGAGCCCAAGGTGTTCACCAAAATCCACATGCATTTCACGGTGACCGGAAAGGCGATACCAGCGGTTGCGGTCGAACGGGCGATTGCCCTGAGCCATGAAAAGTATTGCTCCGCCAGCATTATGTTGGCGAAGATGGCCGAAATTACGACCAGTTTTGAGCTTTTAGACGCTTAA
- the ilvA gene encoding threonine ammonia-lyase, biosynthetic has translation MTTQQPHHLTPDDYLKKILTARVYDVATESALEPAKQLGKRLHNTVLLKREDQQPVRSFKLRGAYNKMAHLSAEQLAKGVICASAGNHAQGVALSAHKLGARAVIVMPTTTPQVKVDAVRGFGGEVVLHGDSYSDAYAHSLALQKKQGLTFVHPFDDPDVIAGQGTIAMEILRQVQTLHKPLDAVFVAIGGGGLVSGVANYIKAVDPRIKVIGVQTSDSDAMLQSVTAKQRVTLDDVGLFADGTAVKLVGEETFRIASGLVDEYIVVDTDAVCAAIKDIFIDTRSIVEPSGAMAVAAVKQYVATNKTKGETYAAILCGANMNFDRLRFVAERAEVGEEREALFAVTIPEERGSFKRFCELIGELPGGPRNVTEFNYRISDSAKAHVFVGLTTQGKGESGKVALNFTKHGFQTLDLTHDELAKEHIRHMVGGHSALADNERLLRFVFPERPGALMKFLSLMRPGWNISLFHYRNQGADYGRILVGLQVPKTDDKAFAKFLQTLDFPYVEETHNPVYRMFLQS, from the coding sequence ATGACGACCCAACAGCCACACCATCTGACGCCTGACGACTACCTGAAGAAAATCCTGACCGCCCGTGTCTACGATGTAGCCACAGAATCGGCGCTGGAACCTGCCAAGCAATTGGGCAAACGCTTGCACAACACCGTGCTGCTCAAACGTGAAGACCAGCAGCCGGTGCGCAGTTTCAAATTGCGGGGCGCCTACAACAAGATGGCCCATCTCAGCGCAGAACAGTTGGCCAAAGGTGTAATTTGCGCCTCTGCCGGGAACCACGCCCAAGGTGTGGCACTCAGCGCACACAAACTAGGCGCGCGGGCCGTCATCGTGATGCCGACCACCACACCCCAGGTCAAGGTAGACGCCGTGCGCGGCTTCGGTGGCGAAGTGGTGCTGCATGGCGACAGCTACTCGGACGCTTATGCCCATTCGTTAGCCTTGCAGAAGAAGCAGGGGCTGACCTTCGTCCACCCGTTTGACGACCCCGATGTGATTGCCGGCCAGGGCACGATTGCGATGGAAATCCTGCGCCAGGTGCAAACCTTGCACAAACCATTGGATGCCGTTTTTGTGGCCATCGGCGGCGGCGGATTGGTATCGGGCGTGGCCAACTACATCAAGGCTGTGGACCCGCGTATCAAGGTCATTGGTGTGCAAACCAGCGACTCCGACGCCATGCTGCAATCGGTTACCGCAAAACAGCGGGTTACCCTGGACGATGTTGGCCTGTTTGCCGATGGTACCGCCGTAAAACTGGTGGGTGAAGAAACTTTCCGGATTGCCAGCGGCCTGGTTGATGAATACATCGTGGTGGACACCGACGCGGTGTGCGCCGCCATCAAGGACATCTTTATCGACACCCGCAGCATTGTTGAGCCCTCAGGCGCGATGGCTGTCGCGGCGGTCAAACAATACGTCGCCACAAACAAAACCAAGGGTGAGACCTATGCCGCCATTTTGTGCGGCGCCAACATGAATTTCGACCGCCTGCGTTTTGTAGCGGAGCGGGCGGAAGTAGGTGAAGAACGCGAGGCGCTCTTTGCCGTCACCATTCCCGAAGAACGCGGCAGCTTCAAACGCTTTTGTGAACTGATCGGCGAACTGCCCGGCGGCCCACGCAACGTGACCGAATTCAACTACCGCATCAGCGATTCCGCAAAAGCCCACGTATTTGTAGGCCTGACCACGCAGGGCAAGGGTGAATCGGGCAAGGTGGCACTCAACTTCACCAAACACGGTTTCCAGACACTGGACCTGACCCATGACGAGCTGGCCAAGGAACACATCCGCCACATGGTCGGCGGCCACTCTGCATTGGCAGATAACGAGCGCTTGTTGCGCTTTGTATTCCCCGAACGCCCAGGTGCACTGATGAAGTTTCTGAGCCTGATGCGACCCGGCTGGAACATCAGCCTGTTCCACTACCGCAACCAGGGTGCAGATTACGGGCGCATCCTGGTGGGCCTGCAGGTACCCAAGACCGACGACAAGGCCTTTGCCAAGTTCCTGCAAACCCTGGACTTTCCGTACGTAGAAGAGACCCACAATCCGGTCTACCGCATGTTCCTGCAAAGCTGA
- a CDS encoding 5'-nucleotidase codes for MGISLDGKLVVAISSRALFDFEEENQVFEQNDDTAYMRLQLERLDIPAKPGVAFSLVQKLLAFNDTASQKVEVVILSRNDPVSGLRVMKSAAHYALPIIRCSFTRGEPPWRYLKPLHANLFLSTHLSDVRAALAAGVPAAQVYPLSAHASVAHPHEVRIAFDGDAVLFSDEAERVYQDQGLNAFQQHEMDKVALPLPDGPFKPLLVALHALQQAATPHMRIRTALVTARSAPAHERAIRTLMNWNIAVDEAMFLGGLDKGEFLREFEPDFFFDDQTGHIESAARHVPSGHVASGVRNG; via the coding sequence ATGGGAATATCTCTGGACGGCAAACTGGTGGTGGCGATATCGAGCCGCGCACTGTTCGACTTTGAAGAAGAGAACCAGGTCTTCGAGCAAAACGACGACACGGCCTACATGCGTTTGCAGTTGGAGCGTTTGGACATCCCGGCCAAACCCGGCGTGGCGTTTTCGCTGGTGCAGAAACTTTTGGCCTTCAATGACACGGCGTCGCAAAAGGTTGAGGTTGTCATTCTGTCGCGAAACGACCCCGTCAGCGGTCTGCGTGTCATGAAGTCGGCCGCGCACTATGCGCTGCCCATCATTCGTTGTTCATTCACGCGGGGCGAACCTCCGTGGCGCTACCTCAAGCCTCTGCATGCCAATCTGTTTCTGAGCACCCACCTCAGCGATGTACGCGCAGCCCTGGCCGCTGGTGTGCCGGCCGCGCAGGTGTACCCGCTGTCAGCACATGCCAGTGTCGCCCACCCCCATGAAGTGCGGATCGCGTTTGACGGCGACGCCGTGCTGTTCAGCGATGAAGCGGAAAGGGTGTACCAGGACCAAGGCTTGAATGCATTCCAACAGCACGAAATGGACAAAGTGGCCCTGCCCCTTCCAGACGGCCCTTTCAAGCCCCTACTGGTCGCCTTGCATGCACTTCAACAAGCCGCCACGCCACACATGCGCATTCGTACCGCGCTGGTCACCGCCCGCAGTGCCCCGGCCCACGAACGCGCCATCCGCACGTTGATGAACTGGAATATTGCGGTGGATGAGGCCATGTTCCTGGGCGGCCTGGACAAAGGCGAGTTTCTGCGCGAGTTCGAGCCCGACTTCTTTTTTGACGACCAGACCGGGCACATCGAATCTGCAGCCCGGCACGTTCCGTCGGGCCATGTTGCCAGTGGCGTGCGCAACGGTTAA
- the queC gene encoding 7-cyano-7-deazaguanine synthase QueC, which translates to MHTSALVLFSGGQDSTTCLAHALQRYERVETIAFDYRQRHSVELEARMVVLREIRAQFPQWAHKLGEDHMLDLAVLGAVSETSLTRDTAFRMESTGLPNTFVPGRNLLFMTLAAAVAYRRDLQVIVTGVCETDFSGYPDCRDDTMKAMQLALSLGMDKRFLIETPLMWIDKAATWTMAHDLGGQPLVDLIVEHTHSCYLGDRAHRHVWGYGCGECPACVLRAKGFAGFSRA; encoded by the coding sequence ATGCACACCAGCGCCCTTGTCCTATTTTCTGGCGGCCAGGACTCCACGACCTGTCTGGCCCACGCCCTGCAACGTTACGAACGCGTTGAAACCATTGCTTTTGACTACCGCCAGCGCCACAGCGTAGAGCTGGAGGCGCGCATGGTGGTGTTGCGTGAAATACGCGCGCAGTTTCCGCAGTGGGCCCACAAACTGGGAGAAGACCACATGCTGGACCTGGCGGTGTTGGGCGCAGTCAGCGAAACCTCTCTCACGCGTGATACGGCTTTCCGCATGGAAAGCACGGGCTTGCCGAACACCTTTGTGCCAGGACGCAACCTGTTGTTCATGACCCTGGCTGCGGCCGTGGCCTACCGGCGCGACTTGCAGGTCATCGTGACCGGGGTGTGTGAGACCGATTTTTCGGGCTACCCGGATTGCCGGGACGACACCATGAAAGCCATGCAGTTGGCGCTGTCACTGGGCATGGACAAACGATTCCTGATCGAGACGCCTTTGATGTGGATCGACAAGGCCGCTACATGGACCATGGCGCATGACTTGGGTGGTCAGCCATTGGTGGATCTGATTGTGGAACACACCCACTCGTGTTACCTGGGTGACCGCGCGCACCGGCACGTTTGGGGCTATGGCTGCGGTGAATGTCCTGCCTGTGTGCTGCGGGCCAAAGGGTTTGCCGGATTTTCGCGCGCTTAA
- a CDS encoding NUDIX domain-containing protein: protein MQNTPASPPPPGTAIIVGRWQLFHKGHKTLLKAALAAAAQVIVVIGSAFRSRDVRNPFNWEERQAMIQATLPPDAVGRVKFLSVRDYFDDDRWNTAVRAGVQQLTGGSGPVTLVGFKKDHTSYYLDHFPTWVWQAVLQEFDIDATSLRNVFFEGSDPDARLAVLRPHVCAGVLAYLQAWSRLPVYAQRVLEHNTVVQYRKKWSADVYLTADAVLVANGHVLLIRRGGDVGHGQWALPGGFVDKGERFYTAALRELYEETGFKTLDSTMRHALKASQVFDHPLRSARGRLITNAFYFDLGAVRLPEIKGADDALEAKWIPLDSLAGLEDQLFEDHAAILDRFVGVYSAGK, encoded by the coding sequence ATGCAAAACACCCCTGCCAGCCCACCACCACCGGGCACGGCCATCATTGTCGGACGTTGGCAGCTCTTCCATAAGGGCCATAAAACCCTGCTCAAGGCCGCGCTGGCGGCTGCGGCGCAGGTGATTGTGGTCATCGGCTCGGCATTCCGTTCGCGCGATGTGCGCAACCCCTTCAACTGGGAGGAGCGCCAGGCCATGATCCAGGCCACACTGCCACCAGACGCCGTTGGCCGGGTGAAGTTTCTGTCCGTGCGTGATTATTTTGACGACGACCGCTGGAACACTGCAGTGCGTGCCGGCGTCCAGCAGCTCACGGGCGGCTCAGGTCCGGTGACCTTGGTGGGTTTTAAAAAGGACCACACCAGTTATTACCTGGACCATTTCCCAACCTGGGTGTGGCAGGCGGTGCTGCAGGAGTTCGATATTGACGCCACCTCCCTGCGCAATGTGTTTTTTGAAGGGTCCGACCCCGACGCGCGCCTGGCCGTGTTGCGCCCGCATGTGTGCGCAGGAGTGCTGGCGTATCTGCAGGCCTGGTCGCGTCTGCCGGTGTATGCACAGCGGGTGCTGGAGCACAACACGGTGGTGCAGTATCGCAAGAAGTGGTCGGCCGATGTGTACCTGACGGCCGATGCCGTCCTGGTCGCCAACGGGCACGTATTGCTGATCCGCCGTGGCGGTGATGTAGGCCATGGGCAGTGGGCGCTGCCGGGGGGCTTTGTCGACAAAGGGGAGCGCTTTTATACAGCTGCGCTGCGCGAGTTGTACGAAGAGACCGGTTTCAAGACCCTGGATTCCACCATGCGCCATGCCTTGAAGGCCAGCCAGGTGTTTGACCACCCGCTGCGCAGTGCACGGGGACGCCTGATAACCAACGCCTTCTACTTTGACCTGGGCGCCGTCCGCTTGCCAGAAATCAAGGGGGCCGATGACGCGCTGGAGGCCAAGTGGATTCCCCTGGACAGCCTGGCCGGTCTGGAAGACCAGTTGTTTGAGGACCATGCGGCCATCCTGGACCGGTTTGTGGGGGTGTACAGCGCTGGAAAGTGA
- a CDS encoding NAD+ synthase has protein sequence MLRITSAQINPTIGDITGNIALMLQAARQARDEAADIVVFPEMSLTAYYPGDLLDDASFQARVEAGLAQLLLATRETPKLYWVVGAPVRRAGIGKPFYNALLVLKNGEQVLQYAKQLLPTYNIFDERRHFEPGPDVTRVLRVGDVQIGLMICEDGWNDDGQDYVVNPFQRLADAAPDLVVSINASPSNIGKREQRHTVFGAACARHRLPLLYVNQIGGHDQLVYDGASFAVDAQGVVVYEARRFAEDVTTLSFDPVGRVFVQHDGAALPTVPKAGLPTMEFYRQQIVLGLKDYARRCGFTQAVVGSSGGIDSALTLVLAVEALGAANVVGITMPSKFSSEGSVSDSVVLCRNLGIRLIEHPIKSIVSAFEETYAASFGETLQGLPLENLQARVRGTTLMEFSNRFGHLLLTTGNKSEVSVGYCTLYGDTNGGLGLIGDLYKTEIFALCRHINTTAGWELIPAAIIDKPPSAELAPGQKDTDSLPPYDVLDEILKHLIEGDRLAHAEREHADAKMAELRAVPEGMALIVRIQKMIARNEYKRRQAPPVLRVRGKAFGSGRQVPIAAVQYA, from the coding sequence ATGCTGCGCATCACCAGTGCCCAAATCAACCCGACCATCGGAGACATCACCGGCAACATCGCTCTGATGCTGCAGGCCGCACGCCAGGCGCGTGACGAGGCCGCAGACATTGTGGTGTTCCCCGAGATGAGCCTGACCGCCTACTACCCGGGCGACCTGCTGGACGACGCCAGTTTCCAGGCACGTGTGGAAGCAGGCCTGGCCCAGCTGCTGTTGGCGACACGCGAAACACCCAAGCTCTATTGGGTGGTGGGTGCGCCCGTGCGCCGTGCGGGCATCGGTAAGCCTTTTTACAACGCCCTGCTGGTGTTGAAGAACGGCGAGCAAGTGTTGCAATACGCCAAGCAATTGCTGCCCACCTACAACATCTTTGATGAACGCCGCCATTTTGAGCCCGGCCCGGACGTGACACGTGTGCTGCGCGTGGGGGATGTGCAGATCGGGTTGATGATTTGCGAGGATGGCTGGAATGACGATGGGCAGGACTACGTCGTCAACCCGTTCCAGCGTTTGGCCGACGCCGCACCGGATCTGGTGGTGTCCATCAACGCAAGCCCCAGCAATATCGGCAAACGCGAACAGCGCCACACGGTGTTCGGTGCGGCCTGCGCCCGGCACAGGCTGCCCTTGTTGTATGTGAACCAGATTGGCGGGCACGACCAGTTGGTGTACGACGGAGCGTCGTTCGCGGTAGATGCCCAGGGTGTGGTGGTTTATGAGGCCAGGCGTTTTGCAGAAGATGTGACAACCCTCAGTTTTGATCCGGTCGGCCGGGTCTTCGTCCAGCATGATGGCGCGGCCTTGCCGACGGTGCCAAAGGCGGGCTTGCCCACCATGGAGTTTTACCGACAACAAATCGTGCTGGGGCTGAAGGACTATGCGCGGCGCTGCGGGTTCACGCAAGCGGTGGTGGGCTCGTCTGGTGGTATCGATTCGGCGCTGACGCTGGTCTTGGCGGTGGAGGCACTGGGCGCCGCAAACGTGGTGGGTATCACGATGCCGTCCAAATTCTCCAGCGAGGGCAGTGTGTCGGATTCGGTGGTGTTGTGCCGCAACCTGGGTATCCGCCTGATCGAACATCCGATCAAATCCATCGTCTCGGCCTTCGAAGAAACCTATGCCGCATCCTTTGGTGAAACCCTGCAAGGCTTGCCGCTGGAGAATTTGCAAGCCCGCGTGCGGGGCACCACACTGATGGAGTTTTCCAACCGCTTTGGCCACCTGCTGCTGACCACCGGCAACAAAAGCGAGGTGTCGGTAGGTTATTGCACCTTATACGGCGACACCAATGGGGGGCTGGGCCTGATTGGTGATTTGTACAAGACCGAGATTTTTGCGCTGTGCCGGCACATCAACACCACCGCGGGGTGGGAGCTGATACCCGCGGCCATCATCGATAAGCCACCGTCTGCGGAGCTGGCCCCGGGGCAAAAGGACACGGACAGTTTGCCGCCGTATGACGTGCTGGATGAAATCCTCAAGCATCTTATTGAAGGCGACCGCCTGGCACATGCGGAACGTGAACATGCCGATGCCAAGATGGCCGAACTGCGTGCTGTGCCGGAGGGCATGGCATTGATCGTTCGTATCCAGAAGATGATTGCCCGCAACGAATACAAACGCCGCCAGGCACCGCCGGTTCTGCGGGTGCGGGGCAAGGCCTTTGGCAGCGGCCGCCAGGTGCCCATTGCTGCAGTCCAATACGCGTAG
- the pncB gene encoding nicotinate phosphoribosyltransferase — MTAQPEMFQPVINSLLETDLYKFTMQQPMLHSMPTNQAEYSFVCRNTPAFPLAELAVDVNAQLDALCVLRFTEDELAYLGALRYLSSDYIDFLRLFQFQRRFITVSTHGDTLHIVAKGPQVHVMGFEIYVLAIVNELYFRRLAQGTAHDAALAEARKRLQAKIVLLRDYANNGENRRHPFEFFDFGVRRRFSGAWQEEVTSTLAREVPQVFKGTSNVYLAKKLGLVPIGTMAHEYLQTFQAVGVQLKGFQTAALESWVQEYRGDLGVALTDVVGMDAFLADFDLYFAKLFDGLRHDSGDPVVWGEKALAHYAKLKLDAHSKRLVFSDGLDVPAAISLHRHFADRVQTGFGIGTNLSNDTGNQPLNIVMKLVSCNGQPTAKLSDSPGKTLCDDQTFLAYLRQVFHMNG, encoded by the coding sequence ATGACTGCCCAGCCCGAGATGTTCCAGCCGGTGATAAACAGCCTGCTGGAGACGGACCTGTACAAGTTCACCATGCAGCAGCCCATGTTGCATTCCATGCCCACCAACCAGGCCGAATACAGTTTTGTATGCCGAAACACGCCGGCCTTTCCGTTGGCCGAGTTGGCAGTAGACGTGAATGCGCAGTTGGACGCCCTGTGCGTCTTGCGCTTCACCGAAGACGAATTGGCCTACTTGGGCGCGCTGCGTTACCTGTCGTCGGACTACATCGACTTTCTGCGGCTGTTCCAGTTCCAGCGTCGCTTCATCACCGTCAGTACCCACGGCGATACCTTGCACATCGTTGCCAAGGGGCCGCAGGTCCATGTGATGGGCTTCGAGATCTATGTGTTGGCCATCGTCAACGAGCTGTACTTCCGCCGCCTGGCGCAGGGCACTGCCCACGATGCGGCGTTGGCCGAGGCGCGCAAACGCCTGCAGGCCAAGATCGTGCTGTTGCGCGACTACGCCAACAACGGAGAAAACCGCCGCCACCCGTTTGAGTTTTTTGATTTTGGCGTGCGCCGGCGTTTCTCCGGTGCCTGGCAGGAAGAGGTGACCAGCACATTGGCGCGTGAGGTGCCGCAGGTGTTCAAGGGTACGTCCAACGTCTACCTGGCCAAGAAGCTGGGCCTGGTGCCCATTGGCACCATGGCACACGAATACCTGCAAACCTTCCAGGCGGTGGGTGTGCAGCTCAAGGGGTTTCAAACGGCGGCGCTGGAATCATGGGTGCAGGAGTACCGGGGCGACCTGGGCGTGGCGCTGACCGATGTGGTGGGCATGGACGCCTTCCTGGCCGACTTTGACCTGTACTTTGCCAAGCTGTTTGACGGCCTGCGCCACGACAGCGGCGACCCGGTGGTGTGGGGCGAAAAAGCCCTGGCGCATTACGCCAAACTGAAACTGGATGCCCATTCCAAGCGCCTGGTGTTTTCCGACGGGCTGGACGTGCCCGCCGCGATCAGCCTGCACCGCCACTTTGCCGACCGCGTGCAAACCGGCTTTGGCATTGGCACCAACCTCAGCAACGACACCGGGAACCAGCCGCTGAACATTGTGATGAAACTGGTCAGTTGCAATGGCCAGCCCACGGCCAAGTTGTCCGACTCTCCGGGCAAGACGCTGTGTGATGACCAGACCTTCCTGGCCTACCTGCGCCAGGTTTTCCACATGAATGGCTAA